From the Psilocybe cubensis strain MGC-MH-2018 chromosome 6, whole genome shotgun sequence genome, the window ACTGAGAAAATACTCGCCATGGGATTTCACGCATAAGTATCCGTTGGTTTTCCTGATGTCAGAACAACCATACCCCACGTTTGACGATTTCGACATTCCAGCATGGCTGTCCGACCGTAGCAGTAAATCATCCGCAACCTTTGGATGGGAAATATTGTCCGAAGGACCCATTGAGACTTTCAGTATCCCTGGACATCACTTTCAAGCGTTTGATCCGCAAAACGTCAGCATatcatctttcctttcttcccaGAGCCGCTGATAAACTCTTCTGGCACAGGTAAAGGCAGTATCGGAGTGCATTTCCAGAGCATGCGAAAACCTTGTGAAAAAATCGTTTTCGGTCATTAAACATGAGTAAAAGTACGTCAAAGTCATAAGTTATGAGTAAAGCAATGGTCAAGATCAAATATACTACTGCAAATCGTGGGTCATTTCGTAAATCATCATCCAAATTTCTTAATCCACCCATATGGGTTCAAAATTGAACAGAGGTCTTGGTTTATATTTCTTGCCTTTCTTCCGCCTTTTTTCGTCCTCGAATTCGGCCTCCATTCTTATCTTGACACTTCTATGGACCTTGAAACCATGTTTTTGTTTCGGGATGAATCGCGGGCGTGCCATATTAGATCTGGACGTCGTCTTTAGCAAATAACAAGGAGACATAAGAGCATGAACCGACGAACCCGAAATATGTCACCCATTGGTTGTCGCCTCTTTGATATCGTAGCGTTAATGGTATAATCTCCAGTGCCCACCAAGCTTTCTTAATCTTTAGTTGATCGTATGCGGGCGATAGGATATCATGAagttcctcttcctcctccgatCCCAGGAATGGCTTGCGAGGCTGCTTTAGGAGTGCCGTAATCTCGGCATGAGACAACTTGTTACCCAGCAAAGAGGAGGCAGGAGGACGTATAGGAAGATCACTTTTTGGACGGCTTTTAATGGTGTGCTGTTGGCCAATGGGCAGGGGAGGAGGTCTGGGAACGATGTACGGATAGAGTGTGGATGGATCCAAACCAATATCATACAGGGCGGCGGAATTGAACATGATCCCAGTGTTGGCTTTGAAGCACTCGCGGACCATCCATCGCAATGGAATTCTAGCCAAAGAATGTCGTGTCCTGTTGCTGACAGAACCGCCACCGACGTCTAGAGAAATTTGCCTGAGATTCCGAGTTGCGTTAAAACATTAAATATAGCTGGTATACTTACCACAGTGACAACCCTACATGGATGAGAAAAATTGATGCTTAAGTACAACTGACCACCCGGCTGGATAAAAGAGTATAATGAAAACTCACCGCGAACCAGACTTCCTCCACATCTGTTGTCTTCTCATGCTTCTCTGAGTATATTCTCTCCAAGGTAGTAAGTACACgatcatcctcgtcctctttcTTCACACTCGTCTTCAGCAATGTGATCTTCTCGCTTAAGATACCGCTTTTAGATAGCGCTGGATCGTCGACACTGTCTTGTTTATCTGGCGGTGTAGTTTTAATGACGGGCGGGGGTCGTAGAGGCTCGGAATCTACGCCGGAGCTGAAAGTTGCAGTGTCAGACTCGAGACTCGCCTTCACCTTTGTCgtagtcgtcgtcgtcgcagTGGTATTTGACGTCGTAGAGTTCCTGCAGTGTGCATTATTTTGCACTTTGCTGGACGGTGTACGGTTCCATAGGTTGGCCTTGAATTTTGCCCGCCGCTCGTCTAGCGACACAGCATGCCGGAAGGTGCGAACAATTGTATTGGATGTCGTGAATGGCAATCGCTTGGGGATAAGACCAACAGAATCTACTGTATCCCTATTTGCAAAAGAAGAGGTTCAAACTCCTATTAGGCCATTCATTTGTATCAAAATACCATAGAGAAACCGACTTACCAGACCCCAATAAACTCGATGGACACATCAACAGAGAAAGCCTTTTTGAATTCTGTGGATTGTTGCCAGCCTTCATCGTCCGCTCTGGTATACATCTTGTATGCGAATGGTACTTGTTGGAAATTTCCAGAGGGCAACAAACCAACTTTGTGGAGCATGCCTGCGAGACTGGAGGGATTGGATACAT encodes:
- a CDS encoding hypothetical protein (Uncharacterized protein YEL023C) translates to MPQDQHIQEPTGVSLTDTVVVAETSPTDYRQFLEDDNSHLSPHPPRGSSPTQLHEEKRVPVRREGTIGPQRIPDVIPPEHSSRTLILCFDGTGDQFDNDNSNIVKLVSLLKKDDKTKQLVYYQTGIGTYNTAPYIASPILSQLRKVKSFIALDGALALNLDSHVMSGYEFLMENYVAGDKICIFGFSRGAYTARSLAGMLHKVGLLPSGNFQQVPFAYKMYTRADDEGWQQSTEFKKAFSVDVSIEFIGVWDTVDSVGLIPKRLPFTTSNTIVRTFRHAVSLDERRAKFKANLWNRTPSSKVQNNAHCRNSTTSNTTATTTTTTKVKASLESDTATFSSGVDSEPLRPPPVIKTTPPDKQDSVDDPALSKSGILSEKITLLKTSVKKEDEDDRVLTTLERIYSEKHEKTTDVEEVWFAPGDVGGGSVSNRTRHSLARIPLRWMVRECFKANTGIMFNSAALYDIGLDPSTLYPYIVPRPPPLPIGQQHTIKSRPKSDLPIRPPASSLLGNKLSHAEITALLKQPRKPFLGSEEEEELHDILSPAYDQLKIKKAWWALEIIPLTLRYQRGDNQWVTYFGSNMARPRFIPKQKHGFKVHRSVKIRMEAEFEDEKRRKKGKKYKPRPLFNFEPIWVD